A single region of the Solwaraspora sp. WMMD791 genome encodes:
- a CDS encoding roadblock/LC7 domain-containing protein yields MNRPAAIQDMGWLLSNFADSVAGIAHVVAVSADGLLLASSRDLPADRADQLAAITSGVVSLTDGASRMFSAGGVLQTVIEMDSGYLFLMSISDGSSMAVLAARSCDVGQVGYEMALLVERVGAALVPLPREAVGRP; encoded by the coding sequence ATGAACAGGCCAGCAGCTATTCAGGACATGGGTTGGCTGCTCAGCAACTTTGCCGACAGCGTGGCGGGCATCGCCCACGTGGTGGCTGTCTCGGCAGACGGACTGCTGCTCGCTTCCTCCCGGGACCTGCCTGCTGACCGTGCGGATCAGCTCGCCGCGATCACGTCCGGTGTGGTCAGTCTGACCGACGGGGCCTCCAGGATGTTCAGCGCCGGCGGCGTGCTGCAGACTGTGATCGAGATGGACAGTGGATACCTGTTCCTCATGTCCATCAGTGACGGCTCGTCGATGGCGGTGCTCGCCGCACGCAGCTGCGACGTGGGTCAGGTCGGCTACGAGATGGCGCTGCTCGTCGAGCGTGTCGGTGCCGCCCTGGTCCCGTTGCCGCGCGAGGCCGTGGGCCGGCCCTGA
- a CDS encoding ATP/GTP-binding protein, whose product MDFAGYDRPGVGQKKEITSAKIVIAGGFGVGKTTMVGAVSEITPLTTEALMTSAGVGIDDPSKVPGKETTTVAMDFGRITMADDLILYLFGTPGQTRFWFMWDEIIRGAVGAAVLVDTRRITDAFAPLDYFENRQLPYLVALNCFDGAPRYEPEEIREALAIAPHVPLVMCDARSRDSTKHVLVNVVEHAMATLRAEHGRGFPTPVG is encoded by the coding sequence GTGGACTTCGCAGGCTATGACCGCCCTGGCGTAGGCCAGAAAAAGGAGATCACCTCCGCGAAGATCGTCATCGCGGGCGGTTTCGGGGTGGGAAAGACCACCATGGTCGGCGCGGTCTCCGAGATCACACCGTTGACCACCGAGGCGTTGATGACCTCGGCCGGCGTCGGCATCGACGACCCGTCGAAGGTGCCCGGCAAGGAGACCACCACGGTGGCGATGGACTTCGGCCGGATCACGATGGCCGACGACCTCATTCTCTATCTGTTCGGCACCCCCGGACAGACCCGGTTCTGGTTCATGTGGGACGAGATCATCCGGGGCGCCGTCGGTGCCGCCGTGCTGGTCGACACCCGTCGGATCACCGATGCGTTCGCCCCGCTCGACTACTTCGAGAACCGGCAACTGCCGTACCTCGTCGCGCTCAACTGTTTCGACGGCGCACCCCGGTACGAGCCGGAGGAGATCCGGGAGGCGCTGGCGATCGCCCCGCACGTACCGCTGGTGATGTGCGACGCGCGTAGCCGGGATTCGACCAAGCACGTGCTGGTCAACGTCGTCGAGCACGCGATGGCGACGCTGCGGGCCGAGCACGGCCGGGGGTTCCCGACCCCGGTCGGCTGA
- a CDS encoding FAD-dependent oxidoreductase: MNRIVIVGHGMAGARLAAELHARRGDLKITVFGAERHRAYNRIMLSNLLAGRADELDVTLTEAAGHGVDVRAGLPVVAIEPTTRTVRTADGVATEYDHLVLATGSRAVVPALPGLTGQTGTADPAGAADPAGAADPAGAADPADSAAAAGALDPAALPERVAVFRTLDDCRRILAAAAGARSALVLGGGLLGLEAARGLAARGLDVRVVHKVDQLMERQLDPTASAVLARTLTRLGVGTELAAAAESVDAGADGVRLRLGDGRELNADLLVLACGVRPDTDLARRAGLQVGRGVVVDDRMATSDPRIWAIGDCAEHDGVVTGLVAPAWEQARVLARVLAGDDPGARYRPLPTVTRLKAAGIDLAAMGDTHGDTDAGTEELSFADPARGTYARLRIRDDRLTGAIMLGDNPAVGTVIQLFDRGGPVPADRRALLLGRAVGGTVAAPATSPALMPDAATVCQCNTVSKGALVRCWRAGARSVGEVVAATRATTGCGSCTDAVTGIVDWLSSVDSDVEVPV, encoded by the coding sequence GTGAACCGTATCGTCATCGTCGGTCACGGCATGGCCGGGGCCCGGCTCGCCGCCGAGCTGCACGCCCGGCGCGGTGACCTCAAGATCACCGTGTTCGGGGCGGAACGGCACCGGGCGTACAACCGGATCATGCTGTCCAACCTGCTCGCCGGCCGCGCCGACGAGCTGGACGTGACGCTGACCGAGGCCGCCGGGCACGGCGTCGACGTCCGCGCCGGGCTGCCGGTCGTCGCGATCGAGCCGACCACCCGCACGGTACGCACGGCCGACGGCGTCGCCACCGAGTACGACCACCTGGTGCTGGCCACCGGCAGCCGGGCGGTCGTGCCCGCGCTGCCCGGCCTGACCGGCCAGACCGGCACAGCGGACCCGGCAGGCGCAGCGGACCCGGCAGGCGCAGCGGACCCGGCGGGCGCAGCGGACCCGGCCGACTCGGCTGCGGCGGCCGGTGCACTCGACCCGGCGGCACTACCGGAGCGGGTCGCGGTGTTCCGGACCCTCGACGACTGCCGACGGATCCTCGCCGCCGCCGCCGGTGCCCGCAGCGCGTTGGTCCTCGGCGGCGGACTGCTCGGCCTGGAGGCCGCCCGGGGGCTGGCCGCCCGTGGACTCGACGTCCGGGTGGTGCACAAGGTCGACCAGCTGATGGAGCGCCAACTCGACCCGACCGCCAGCGCGGTGCTCGCCCGTACCCTCACCCGGCTCGGCGTCGGCACCGAGCTGGCCGCCGCCGCCGAGTCGGTCGACGCGGGCGCCGACGGCGTCAGGCTGCGCCTGGGGGACGGTCGGGAGCTGAACGCGGACCTGCTGGTGCTCGCCTGCGGGGTCCGCCCGGACACCGACCTGGCCCGGCGGGCCGGGCTGCAGGTCGGGCGGGGCGTGGTGGTCGACGACCGGATGGCCACCAGCGACCCGCGCATCTGGGCCATCGGTGACTGCGCCGAACACGACGGTGTGGTCACCGGGCTGGTCGCCCCGGCCTGGGAGCAGGCCCGGGTGCTGGCCCGGGTGCTGGCCGGCGACGACCCGGGTGCCCGCTACCGGCCGCTGCCCACGGTGACCCGGCTCAAGGCCGCCGGCATCGACCTGGCTGCGATGGGCGACACCCACGGCGACACCGACGCCGGCACCGAGGAGCTCAGCTTCGCCGACCCGGCCCGCGGCACGTACGCCCGGCTGCGCATCCGCGACGACCGGCTGACCGGGGCGATCATGCTCGGCGACAACCCGGCCGTCGGCACCGTCATCCAACTGTTCGACCGGGGCGGTCCGGTGCCGGCCGACCGGCGGGCGCTGCTACTCGGCCGGGCGGTCGGCGGCACCGTCGCGGCACCGGCGACCAGTCCGGCGCTGATGCCGGACGCGGCGACCGTCTGCCAGTGCAACACCGTCAGCAAGGGCGCGCTGGTGCGCTGCTGGCGCGCCGGTGCCCGGTCGGTCGGCGAGGTCGTCGCCGCCACCCGGGCCACCACCGGCTGTGGCAGCTGCACCGACGCGGTCACCGGCATCGTCGACTGGCTCTCATCTGTGGATTCCGACGTGGAGGTACCGGTATGA
- the nirB gene encoding nitrite reductase large subunit NirB, producing the protein MNRLVVIGNGMVGQRLVEAVRSRDTAGDWQVTVLAEESRPAYDRVRLSAFFDGVAPEELSVHTPDDGVDLRLAEPARRIDRQRRVVVTDHDEYGYDALVLATGSYAFVPPIDGAHRPADGDGANGSAPAGAAPAGGELRDGVFVYRTIDDLEAIRSFATDPQATRRVGTVIGGGLLGLEAANALRLLGLRTHVVEFAPRLMPVQIDEAGGAMLRRYVEDLGVEVHLGTATSAIRTRPDGTPHGVTLTDGTELESDLVVVAAGIRPRDDLARTAGLAVGERGGVTVDATCRTSDPHIWAVGECAAISVDGEPGRCYGLVAPGYAMAEVVADRLLGGTAAFPGADTSTKLKLLGVDVASFGDAHGTTADCLDVTFTDPATRVYAKLVLSDDARTLLGGVLVGDATAYPTLRASVGGPLPGPPLALLAPAGSDGAGGAGIDALPGSAQVCSCNAVTKDQILGAIGEGCTDVAAIKACTRAGTSCGSCVPMLKQLLSVAGVTQSTALCEHFDHSRQELFDIVRVRGVRTFSQLVAEHGRGRGCDICKPVVASILASLGNGYVLDGEQAALQDTNDHFLANIQRDGTYSVVPRIPGGEITPEKLIVIGEVARDFNLYTKITGGQRIDLFGARVEQLPKIWRRLVDAGFESGHAYGKALRTVKSCVGSTWCRYGVQDSVGLAVALELRYRGLRAPHKIKSAVSGCARECAEARSKDFGIIATDVGWNLYVGGNGGFRPRHADLFASDLSTEELVRTIDRFLMFYIRTADRLQRTAAWIEAMDGGLDHLRAVIVDDSLGLAAELDAAMARHVESYSDEWRDTIDDPERLRRFASFVNAPDTPDPSITFEVERGQPVPALGERRPVALGLPTTLEVRR; encoded by the coding sequence ATGAACCGGTTGGTCGTCATCGGCAACGGCATGGTCGGGCAACGCCTGGTCGAAGCGGTCCGCTCCCGCGACACCGCCGGCGACTGGCAGGTGACGGTACTGGCCGAGGAGTCGCGGCCGGCGTACGACCGGGTCCGGTTGTCGGCGTTCTTCGACGGGGTCGCACCGGAGGAGCTGAGCGTGCACACCCCCGACGACGGGGTGGACCTGCGGCTGGCCGAGCCGGCCCGGCGCATCGACCGCCAGCGCCGGGTGGTCGTCACCGACCACGACGAGTACGGCTACGACGCGCTGGTGCTGGCCACCGGCTCGTACGCGTTCGTCCCGCCGATCGACGGCGCGCACCGGCCCGCCGACGGCGACGGCGCCAACGGCAGTGCCCCGGCCGGCGCCGCCCCGGCCGGCGGCGAGCTGCGCGACGGCGTGTTCGTCTACCGCACGATCGACGACCTGGAGGCGATCCGGTCCTTCGCCACCGATCCGCAGGCCACCCGTCGGGTCGGTACGGTGATCGGCGGTGGGCTGCTCGGTCTGGAGGCGGCCAACGCGCTGCGGCTGCTCGGCCTGCGTACCCATGTGGTGGAGTTCGCCCCCCGGCTGATGCCGGTCCAGATCGACGAGGCCGGCGGGGCGATGTTGCGCCGCTACGTCGAGGACCTCGGCGTCGAGGTACACCTGGGGACCGCGACGTCGGCGATCCGCACCAGACCGGACGGTACGCCGCACGGTGTCACCCTCACCGACGGCACCGAACTGGAGTCCGACCTGGTGGTGGTGGCCGCCGGCATCCGCCCCCGCGACGACCTGGCCCGCACCGCCGGGCTGGCCGTCGGCGAACGCGGCGGGGTGACCGTCGACGCCACCTGCCGGACCAGCGACCCGCACATCTGGGCGGTCGGCGAGTGCGCCGCGATCAGCGTCGACGGTGAACCGGGCCGCTGCTACGGGCTGGTCGCCCCGGGCTACGCCATGGCCGAGGTGGTCGCCGACCGGCTGCTCGGCGGCACCGCCGCCTTCCCCGGCGCGGACACCTCCACCAAGCTCAAGCTGCTCGGCGTCGACGTCGCCTCGTTCGGCGACGCGCACGGCACCACCGCCGACTGCCTGGACGTCACCTTCACCGACCCGGCGACCCGGGTCTACGCCAAACTGGTCCTCTCCGACGACGCGCGGACCCTGCTCGGCGGGGTGCTGGTCGGCGACGCCACCGCGTACCCGACGCTGCGGGCCAGCGTCGGCGGCCCACTGCCCGGCCCGCCGCTGGCGCTGCTCGCCCCGGCCGGTTCCGACGGGGCCGGCGGGGCCGGCATCGACGCGCTGCCCGGCAGCGCCCAGGTCTGCTCCTGCAACGCGGTCACCAAGGACCAGATTCTCGGCGCGATCGGCGAGGGCTGCACCGACGTCGCCGCGATCAAGGCGTGCACCCGGGCCGGCACCAGCTGCGGGTCCTGCGTACCGATGCTCAAGCAGCTGCTCTCCGTCGCCGGGGTGACCCAGTCGACCGCCCTCTGCGAGCACTTCGACCACAGCCGCCAGGAGCTGTTCGACATCGTCCGGGTCCGCGGTGTCCGGACCTTCTCCCAGCTGGTCGCCGAGCACGGCCGGGGCCGGGGCTGCGACATCTGCAAGCCGGTGGTCGCCTCGATCCTCGCCTCGCTGGGCAACGGCTACGTCCTCGACGGCGAGCAGGCCGCCCTGCAGGACACCAACGACCATTTCCTGGCCAACATCCAGCGCGACGGCACCTACTCGGTGGTCCCCCGGATCCCCGGCGGGGAGATCACCCCGGAGAAGCTGATCGTCATCGGCGAGGTGGCCCGGGACTTCAACCTCTACACGAAGATCACCGGTGGGCAGCGGATCGACCTGTTCGGGGCCCGGGTGGAGCAGCTGCCGAAGATCTGGCGGCGACTGGTCGACGCCGGCTTCGAGTCCGGTCACGCCTACGGCAAGGCGCTGCGGACGGTTAAGTCCTGCGTCGGATCGACCTGGTGCCGCTACGGCGTGCAGGACTCGGTCGGCCTGGCCGTCGCGCTGGAACTGCGCTACCGGGGGCTGCGCGCCCCGCACAAGATCAAGTCTGCGGTCTCCGGCTGCGCCCGCGAATGCGCCGAGGCCCGCAGCAAGGACTTCGGCATCATCGCCACCGACGTCGGCTGGAACCTCTACGTCGGCGGCAACGGCGGCTTCCGGCCCCGGCACGCCGACCTGTTCGCCAGCGACCTGTCCACCGAGGAGCTCGTCCGCACCATCGACCGGTTCCTGATGTTCTACATCCGCACCGCCGACCGACTGCAACGCACCGCCGCCTGGATCGAGGCGATGGACGGCGGCCTGGACCACCTGCGGGCGGTGATCGTCGACGACTCGCTCGGGCTCGCCGCCGAGCTGGACGCGGCGATGGCCCGCCACGTCGAGTCGTACTCCGACGAATGGCGGGACACGATCGACGACCCGGAGCGGCTACGCCGCTTCGCCTCCTTCGTCAACGCACCCGACACCCCGGACCCGTCGATCACCTTCGAGGTCGAACGGGGCCAGCCGGTGCCGGCCCTGGGCGAGCGCCGGCCCGTGGCGCTCGGCCTCCCGACAACCCTGGAGGTACGCCGATGA
- a CDS encoding DUF742 domain-containing protein: MGQPHQDPRGALVRPYAVTRGRTEPRQHIALEAVLVASAAAVTESRFAGHDKHRIATICDNRAQSLAEIAAYTRLPLGVARVLVADMVADGLLALHSAAPVEAYEERMELLERVLSGLRRL; encoded by the coding sequence ATGGGGCAGCCGCATCAGGACCCGCGCGGGGCGCTGGTCCGGCCCTACGCGGTCACCCGGGGCCGCACCGAGCCGCGTCAACACATCGCGCTGGAGGCGGTCCTGGTGGCCAGCGCGGCAGCGGTCACCGAGTCGCGGTTCGCCGGGCACGACAAGCATCGGATCGCCACCATCTGCGACAACCGTGCGCAATCACTGGCGGAGATCGCCGCGTACACCCGGCTCCCGCTGGGCGTCGCGCGGGTCCTCGTCGCCGACATGGTCGCCGACGGCCTGCTGGCGTTGCACAGCGCCGCTCCGGTAGAGGCCTACGAGGAGCGGATGGAACTTCTGGAAAGGGTGCTAAGTGGACTTCGCAGGCTATGA
- a CDS encoding molybdopterin oxidoreductase family protein, whose translation MPRSVQVTIGPAGQDTARTVATHCPYCALQCGMHLRADPDGTVTVEPRQFPTNQGGLCQKGWTAAELLDHPQRLTTPLVRDRRDAPLRPASWDEALARIVDGVTGIQRAHGRDAVAVFGGGGLTNEKAYALGKFARVALRTRNIDYNGRFCMSSAAAAGMRAFGVDRGLPFPLADVGAADTLLLVGANVAETMPPFARYLTELKQRGGTLIVVDPRRTATARLADLHLQPTPGTDLALANALLHVVLREGWVDRDYVAQRTTGFDAVRATVAGYWPARVERLTGVPIADLEATARALAGGGRPDTDAAPARVVILTARGAEQHAKGVDTVSAYVNLALALGLPGRPGSGYGCLTGQGNGQGGREHGQKADQLPGYRRIDDPAARAHVAGVWGVDPADLPGPGVSAYELLDSLGTEAGPKALLVFGSNPVVSAPRAGRVQQRLADLDLLVVADFVLSETAAMADVVLPSAQWAEEDGTMTNLEGRVLRRHAVRPPPAGARTDLAVLADLAQRLGCPAGQFPAEPGEVFTELRRASAGGIADYAGVTWERIDAADGVFWPCPDPDRPDTPRMFTDRFPTPDGRARFVAVEHRGAAEEPCADYPLYLTTGRVLAQYQSGAQTRRIAPLRDAAPAAFVELHPDLAEQLGVTDGDPVRVTSRRGEMRAPARVTTSIRPDTVFAPFHWGGVARINSVTSDALDPTSRMPEFKICAVRVERA comes from the coding sequence ATGCCACGCAGCGTGCAGGTGACCATCGGGCCGGCCGGCCAGGACACCGCCCGGACCGTGGCGACGCACTGTCCGTACTGCGCGTTGCAGTGCGGCATGCACCTGCGCGCCGACCCCGACGGCACGGTCACGGTGGAACCCCGGCAGTTCCCCACGAACCAGGGTGGCCTCTGTCAGAAGGGCTGGACCGCCGCCGAGCTGCTCGACCACCCGCAGCGGCTGACCACGCCGCTGGTGCGCGACCGGCGCGACGCGCCGCTGCGCCCGGCCAGCTGGGACGAGGCGCTGGCGCGGATCGTCGACGGCGTCACCGGCATCCAGCGGGCGCACGGCCGCGACGCGGTCGCCGTCTTCGGCGGCGGCGGGCTGACCAACGAGAAGGCGTACGCGCTGGGCAAGTTCGCCCGGGTCGCGCTGCGCACCCGCAACATCGACTACAACGGCCGATTCTGCATGTCCTCGGCGGCCGCCGCCGGGATGCGGGCCTTCGGCGTCGACCGCGGCCTGCCGTTCCCGTTGGCCGACGTCGGCGCCGCCGACACGCTGCTGCTGGTCGGCGCGAACGTGGCCGAGACGATGCCGCCGTTCGCCCGCTACCTGACCGAGCTCAAACAGCGCGGCGGTACGTTGATCGTGGTCGACCCCCGGCGGACGGCCACCGCCCGGCTGGCCGACCTGCACCTGCAGCCCACCCCCGGTACCGACCTGGCGTTGGCCAACGCGCTGCTGCACGTCGTGCTCCGCGAAGGCTGGGTCGACCGGGACTACGTGGCGCAGCGGACCACCGGCTTCGACGCCGTCCGGGCCACCGTCGCCGGGTACTGGCCGGCCCGGGTGGAACGGTTGACCGGCGTACCGATCGCCGATCTGGAGGCGACGGCGCGGGCCCTGGCCGGCGGCGGCCGACCCGACACCGACGCCGCGCCGGCCAGGGTCGTCATCCTCACCGCGCGCGGGGCCGAACAGCATGCCAAGGGCGTGGACACGGTCAGCGCGTACGTCAACCTGGCGCTCGCCCTCGGGCTGCCCGGCCGACCCGGCTCCGGCTACGGCTGTCTGACCGGTCAGGGGAACGGCCAGGGCGGGCGGGAGCACGGTCAGAAGGCCGACCAGCTGCCCGGCTACCGGCGCATCGACGATCCGGCGGCCCGCGCGCACGTCGCCGGGGTGTGGGGCGTCGACCCGGCCGACCTGCCCGGCCCGGGAGTCTCCGCCTACGAACTACTGGACTCGCTCGGTACCGAGGCCGGGCCGAAGGCGCTGCTGGTGTTCGGCTCCAACCCGGTGGTCTCCGCGCCGCGCGCCGGCCGGGTCCAGCAGCGACTGGCCGATCTGGACCTGCTGGTGGTGGCCGATTTCGTGCTGTCGGAGACGGCGGCGATGGCCGACGTCGTGCTGCCCAGCGCCCAGTGGGCCGAGGAGGACGGCACGATGACCAACCTGGAGGGTCGGGTGCTGCGCCGGCACGCGGTCCGCCCGCCGCCGGCCGGTGCCCGCACCGACCTGGCCGTCCTCGCCGACCTGGCGCAGCGGTTGGGCTGCCCGGCCGGGCAGTTCCCGGCCGAGCCGGGCGAGGTCTTCACCGAGCTGCGCCGCGCCTCGGCCGGCGGGATCGCCGACTACGCCGGGGTCACCTGGGAGCGGATCGACGCCGCCGACGGCGTCTTCTGGCCGTGCCCCGACCCGGACCGGCCGGACACCCCACGGATGTTCACCGACCGTTTCCCCACGCCCGATGGGCGGGCCCGGTTCGTCGCGGTGGAGCACCGTGGCGCCGCCGAGGAGCCCTGCGCCGACTATCCGCTCTACCTGACCACGGGTCGGGTGCTGGCCCAGTACCAGTCCGGCGCGCAGACCCGGCGGATCGCGCCGCTGCGCGACGCCGCCCCGGCCGCCTTCGTCGAGCTGCACCCGGACCTGGCCGAGCAACTCGGCGTCACCGACGGCGACCCGGTACGGGTGACCAGCCGACGCGGCGAGATGCGCGCCCCGGCCCGGGTGACCACCTCGATCCGCCCGGACACCGTCTTCGCGCCGTTCCACTGGGGTGGCGTGGCCCGGATCAATTCGGTGACCAGCGACGCGCTGGACCCGACGTCCCGAATGCCCGAGTTCAAGATCTGCGCGGTCAGGGTGGAGCGAGCGTGA
- a CDS encoding uroporphyrinogen-III synthase yields MSDELSGFTIGVTADRRRDELAALLERRGARVVLAPALRIVPLADDTELRAATRACLDDPPDVLVANTGIGMRGWLEAAEGWGLAEPLRAVLGGAYIVARGPKARGAIRAAGLHDQWSPASESCEEVIDHLRARGVAGQIVAMQLHGDRQPECSSALEAAGATVIEVPVYRWAPPTDPAPLHRLVDLVTGRLVDAVTFTSAPAVGALLRAAGSNGEAVLEAMRTDVLAACVGPVTAAPLRRHGVPVIAPSRARLGALVRTIVDELPRRAVNLKVGGHLLTLRGHAAVIDGELRPLAPAPMAVLRALAQTPGRVLSRAALLRTLPRGADEHAVEMAVARLRAGLGAPGVIQTVVKRGYRLPVD; encoded by the coding sequence ATGTCCGACGAGCTGTCCGGATTCACCATCGGGGTCACCGCCGACCGGCGACGCGACGAACTCGCCGCGCTGCTGGAGCGACGTGGTGCCCGGGTGGTGCTCGCCCCGGCGCTGCGGATCGTGCCGCTGGCCGACGACACCGAGCTGCGCGCCGCGACCCGGGCCTGTCTGGACGATCCGCCGGACGTGCTGGTCGCCAACACCGGGATCGGCATGCGCGGCTGGCTGGAGGCGGCGGAAGGCTGGGGCCTGGCCGAACCACTGCGGGCGGTGCTCGGCGGCGCGTACATCGTCGCCCGGGGCCCGAAGGCCCGGGGTGCGATCCGCGCCGCCGGCCTGCACGACCAGTGGTCACCGGCCTCGGAGAGCTGCGAAGAGGTCATCGACCACCTGCGGGCCCGGGGCGTGGCCGGGCAGATCGTCGCGATGCAGTTGCACGGCGACCGGCAGCCGGAATGCTCCTCGGCGTTGGAGGCCGCCGGCGCCACGGTGATCGAGGTGCCGGTGTACCGCTGGGCGCCGCCGACCGATCCGGCGCCGCTGCACCGGCTGGTGGACCTGGTCACCGGCCGGCTCGTCGACGCCGTCACCTTCACCTCGGCACCGGCGGTCGGGGCGCTGTTGCGGGCCGCCGGCAGCAACGGGGAGGCGGTACTGGAGGCGATGCGTACCGACGTGCTCGCCGCCTGCGTCGGGCCGGTGACCGCCGCGCCGCTGCGCCGCCACGGCGTACCGGTGATCGCCCCCAGCCGGGCCCGGCTCGGCGCCCTGGTCCGCACCATCGTCGACGAACTACCCCGGCGGGCGGTCAACCTGAAGGTCGGCGGCCATCTGCTGACCCTGCGCGGGCACGCCGCGGTGATCGACGGCGAGCTGCGGCCGTTGGCACCCGCGCCGATGGCCGTCCTGCGGGCACTGGCGCAGACCCCGGGCCGGGTGCTGTCCCGGGCGGCGCTGCTGCGGACCCTGCCACGCGGTGCCGACGAGCACGCCGTGGAGATGGCCGTGGCCCGGCTGCGGGCCGGTCTGGGTGCCCCCGGCGTGATCCAGACGGTCGTGAAGCGGGGCTACCGACTACCCGTCGACTGA
- the nirD gene encoding nitrite reductase small subunit NirD, with product MQTINITDQWTPVCPYPRVEPERGVAALVDGEQVAIFRTYDGALYAIGNQDPVTRANVMSRGIVGTRGDIPTVASPLHKQVYDLRTGECLDLPGVAVPTYRVRCRDGLIEVLGRRQDQ from the coding sequence GTGCAGACGATCAACATCACCGACCAGTGGACACCGGTCTGCCCGTACCCTCGGGTGGAGCCGGAGCGGGGCGTGGCCGCGCTGGTCGACGGCGAGCAGGTGGCGATCTTCCGGACCTACGACGGGGCGTTGTACGCGATCGGCAACCAGGATCCGGTGACCCGCGCCAACGTCATGTCCCGCGGCATCGTCGGCACCCGGGGCGACATCCCCACGGTGGCCTCGCCGCTGCACAAGCAGGTCTACGACCTGCGTACCGGCGAATGCCTGGACCTGCCGGGCGTCGCCGTGCCGACCTACCGGGTACGTTGCCGCGACGGGCTGATCGAGGTGCTCGGTCGGCGGCAGGACCAGTGA